The window TATTCCTTATTTCTTGAGTTcgtcgggtttaggatacaCTTCATATATTTACCTCCCCGGTCCGCGTTGTTCGAGCTTATTCGGGAGTATAAGTAGAACCCAAACTCGTCATTAAAAACAAGGGGACGAAGGTAGAAGTATGGAACTCCTTCTTGAAACTGATCATAGTATATGTGAATTTTTATATCACTGCGGGGGGTGGGGTAAGTGGGGAATAGAATGTGTGGTGATTAACAAATGAGTTAGTGCAATGGAAGACAAGTGTACCTCCGCCTTTGGGGGAACGAGCAAAAAgtatttctccccttttttttttatttttttatttttcccctcggGAGCAAGCGTACCCCCAAGTTGTTCCCTTGTCTTCACTGGCAAGACAAgaaatgaaattattttggtTGACATTTTGGTATTCGTAAGAATGTACTCCACAGATGTGAATAATTGCTTTATCTTTAATTGGTATAGGAAATGATGCATATGAGTCTAGATTCATCTTGGTAAGGGCTTGTGCATCTATGTTAATATTGCCTTTATTGTAATTGGTACCCGTGGTGCTACTCCAACGATCACAAGCgactccttcccctttggtCATACCTTTATATCTGCAAactaaaataataatttcatcattctGTACGAAATTAAAAACGAATGGAAGATGGAACCACATTTTATCTTCGAAGAGCTTCTGTTTCGtttcccatttgttcttGGCTTTTTTCTGCACGATGACATGGATCTCCGTCCTTCCCTTATTGACGTGTTGTATGCAGATTTTGTACAATTCATTTCGGAAGATGAAATAAGTATCGGCGATACAATGTACGGGACTTGTTATAGTTGTTATTTCATCGTTCAGGATGATTACTTGTTTGCTTTCTTCGTTGGTGGTTAGGTAGGTTGGGCAActtaggaggaagaaaaacagaatTGCAATTTTTGCAACTATCATCTTAGTCTCTTTAGAGGTCAGTCAGTCGCGATGTTATTGGAGAGTTTTGCAACATTCAGGAATCTGCACGGTTGCGAAGTGAAACTGAGTCGGGAACTCTGTGTGAGGGAGAAGTCAAGGGATGAAATAAGACTGGAAAGACGCAAAGGGTATATCGAACTGAATGTCGGTCAGGCGAAAATGAGCGTTCtgtttattattattatttttttttttttcttagacTTGTGTGAAGAGAGCGCCAAACTTCTGCGCGTTGGAGCAAATCGCGGAGAGACATCCCTAGAGCAGGCCGAAGGGGGCACTAGTTCATAGAGCacataggggaaaaaaccttgtcgaggggaaaaaagaaaaaaattaaatgaaggaaataatataaaaaatattaattaaaaaatagatAAATATCAAACGAGAAAATAACGAAGTGAATCATTCTCTACCAATTTTTCCTCGCTTATTGCAAACAATTTTGTCCATCGGAAAATCTTCGACCGGGCTATTACACACAGGCGGGATTTTTCCGTTGTGGACTAGGGAAGGAATTGTCAGAATTGCCCTAAGAgaagggatttttttttttttttttttttttttttttttttttttttttttggcatttCTCCTGACGTGTGGCTCACTGTAagtgtaagtatatatatgttttttttttcttctacacCATTACTGATTCAATCGggtgtgtaattttttttttttttttttccctaaattgttgctttttcttttctgtttgCTCCTCCCCTCTTCGCTACAAACTATTATTTGCAAAAAGCGTGGAATTTCGCAGGGGGTGTTAAATTCTCCATTTCTCACTTGGAACGGATGATCTGGTTTATAAAATTTACGGAGAATTTAGAAATGGTGAGAAAGTATGTTGTTTCCGACGTTGTGAGTGAGGCagaaaaatttcatttattattttattttattttattttattttttcacccccCATTTAGTCTATAtaacttcctcctttggatatgtaaaaatgcgcttttcctttttttccttcaaattagCTCtttgaaggggaaggataatGCAAAAGTGAGCTCTCCTAACTGAATGTGCTTAGGTGACATGTGTTTACCTTCTTGCAATGTCTCCATTTTAGTGATTGCACGAGTTGCTTCCTAATCCGCAACACCCTTCGGGGGATCCCTTGTGGAATTCATTTGGACATGATTTATGGAGTACAAAttatgatgagaaaaaatttccgCAAGGTTGTGTGGATgccaaatttatttttacgctGAATATTTAGTcgattttattatatatatatatattttttttttttttttcaggggtgtgtgtgtgtggggggagcATTAACTTGCGGAGGAATCGCGGctccttttatatttttttatgactATGTAGCagggggagaaaattataagaaaaaaaaaaaaaaaaaaaaaaaaaaaaacagaatggAATGGAACGGAGGGGAAATTAATTGTGACGTGATTTAGTGCGAATTGTGCGAGAAGGAAGATGTGAAGAGCCAATGGTCATGCTGATggttcttccccccttggaGTAGATTTGTTCTTAGAAGAAAGTAGCAACTAGGGGTTGGTAGAACAAATGAGttgagggggggagaggagtTTCTAGGACGCGCAGAAAAAACGAgttttaccaaaaaaaattagaaaaaaaaaaaatgaacaaacgaaGGGGCAAAAGAATGGAGGCAAATAGAATGGGGGAAAGTAGAAGTATAAagcaggaagaagaaaaaaaaggagttacaCAAATATGTTTTTCTCCTATCGATCAAAACAGAAACGTTTTATTTCTCTCACCAGATACTAGATCATTGGGAAGAAATATCCTTTAAAGGATGtcgctcattttttttttcgtcaccTCGAATTCATCGTTATCTTTATTGTGCACTAAAGGGTGTGACACTGTTATGTTCGTTTGTCGTTTTACCTTCCCATAGATTCTGCGTGatcgggggggggggaatctTTAGTTAGACTCTCTTTCCTTCAATGTATGAACATGTAATGAAGAAAGCATTGACCCATGTGTTTGCATGTATGTGAATGCTAGGCAGTATGCACAGAGAAGGGGCAGAATCCATTACAGatgaaaatgacaaaaaagaGGATGTGAAAGAATCGGCTCAGTTCTATTGGAAACAGTTTAGGgttgccactttttttcttaccctGTTAATATTAGACTAAGGTAGAGCCCTGATTTTTTAGTGGAAACCCGCGCGTAGCATAAATATAGGTAAAAGGGCAAAtaatacgtaaaaaaaaaaaaaataaataataaaataaagcaatGAATAAAAACATAATAACAATGGTAATAGCAGGGTGATGTCAAATAGGGGGGGGGACCGAAAGGAAGTACCGCAAGCCACCCGCGCACGTATATCGCGTTACTTGCTCaggggaagtaaaagaacTGAATGTGGGGATCAAATCGTTTCAGATAAAAtctaaataaagaaaaataatctgCATCTTCATCCACATTCAAATgcgtacatataatatatatatatacattttacgTATATACAACTGGTATATACAACTGTGCACTGGTTCGTTTTGGACTGtttatggaaaaatgaaaaatgcgaAGGCACCAAAAAAAGCGGAAGATCGACTTGATGCTTATCTAACCGGTGAAAAAATAGTtctatatacattttttttttcactaataaataattatttcctAGAAAGAAGACAAATAACAGTAAAATTTGCTTTATGTAAGAggacaaataatttttttattaatccatatgtatacctacatgaaaatatttcaaaaagggaaagggaaaggaaaagttgaATAGCAAACAAGGAGGtattcataaaaattgtGCCTCATGCGGATAGATTACTATCATTAAGAGTATATTTTttggtagttttttttttttttttggggatctattgtttgagaaaaaaaatgggtatgCATTCACCAGGGGTTTAAGTACCATCCATAGATGCGGCTCCGCAGACACAGTTtagtttttcccatttcaattttaaaattaaaatttttttttttttttttttctattgtTACGCGAATAAGTTAGAAAGAGGGTGAGATTCACATCCTGGCACTGTTGTATTTTATTCTGTTGGAATTTTCGCTACTGCTAAAatagggaggaagaagttaTGCAGGATCATAGAGCATCACATGGGTCAtgttaggaaaaaaaggaagcaggttaagagaaaaaatagaagaaaaataggGATCAGGTAATAAAGGAAGACACAACTTACTGCTAAGAAGGAGACTATAAAAAGTTGCCCATCATGCCTTACAGCTCTAGCGAGTCTATATTTGTGAATCCCGGAATATGCGATAATTATGGGACACAAGTGCAGAAATTTTACGATGACGAAATTGAATCCTATGTACATAGAAGTGGAAATGGGAGGCAGAACATTCGCACAGGTGGATGTAGCAGTAGAAGGGGTTCAAGAAATCTTTTATCTAAAATGCTTATGTTCTCGTCATTTTCTAGTTTGTTGAGTAGCATTCCATCTGAGGTGAGTACCTACTCCCTCTCGAAGAAGGGGAGGGAATCGGTTAGACGTATTTGTTCGTATATCTGTGTCGTGCCGTTTTTGTGTATACACGTATGCCTGCAACTGTTGCATaatgaattttctttttccttcccttgcAGAGTACACTGGACAACTCGATAATGCCCGAACACCAAATATATCCGTATGATAACTTTTGTAGAGGAGACGCAAGGGAAAGCAGATACGTACAGATGGTAGACAAAAGTAAGCGTGTGAAAAGGGGAATCGTAGCGGATCCACTATTGGGCAATTCGTATAACGACGTCAGGAGCGATGAAAGCATCGACCTCAGCAGTGATGAGAGGAGTGATGGGATGAGTGATGGGAGGAGTGATGGGATGAGTGATGGGATGAGTGATGGGAGGAGTGACGAGAGCAGTGGTGATGAGAATGACGACGTGTGGAACCTCTCAGACGGATCCCTTGAAGACATCGAAATAGGGGAGGAAGTGTTCGAGGATGGCATCTTGATGAACTCAAATTACGATAAAATAAGAACTCTCAAGTATAACAAGATAATAGAGGATGACGAAGTTCCAGCCGGTTGCGAAAGTTCAGATTTTAATACACACATGACTGAAGAGGATGTAAATGAGAGcattaaaaatttggatGACCCAGTGTCATTCAGGGATATGTTTATTGTGTATAATTCATTTcatgaaaatgaaagaaataaatttaaaacaaTGCAAAacactttaaaaaatttgtttgaTCATGTGGCCGAAGAAGAACCTTTGGACGAAGGTTATAAGAAGAAGATATGGGCTGATATTTCTACCTATATGATTCatgaaatgttaaaaaaagattttgaagattttaaatctttatataaattagaggaaatgggaaaatatacTCGTGATGAGTATGTGCGCTTCCTAAGGGAGAAGAAATCCTCTTGGAATTTCTTTTTGCGCCATATGGAAGCAATAGGAAGGAACATGATATATAACTCTGTGACAAGGGGATCGCACAATGGAAGGGATCATGCAATCATTTGATGGTGGATGAAGTTAGAACTTGCAAGGGGTGATTGATCAGAGATATTTCATCTCCTCAtttggagaagaaaaggggggaagtagacagaaggatttttcattttcaagCGCATGTTGTGTCACCATATCACAACATATAGTTCTGTTGTACTATATTTTTATCACAACGTATGGTTCTGTTGTACTATATTTTTATCACAACATATAGTTCTGTTGTACTATATTTTTATCACAACATATAGTTCTGTTGTACTATATTTTTAtcacaacatttttttttttttttttttttttatactatatattgttttactttttttttacaattttttttgcacgaATTACCATTTAAGTGGGATATGGCACAACTCTCCCTGTTGATAAAacaagtggaggaaaaaggttagccttttttaaatatagaGTATAAGGGAGAAGAAGGCACATGatgcttttttcaaaaaaattaaacgcTTGTTATTTCGTAATAATAGATATATGTTGGAAACTTGTATTAAAACGACAGCGCGTAGAATGTGTATAACACACATGCACGAGTTGCAGAAATGGAATACACATGGGAGGGATGAACTAGCGATTgtatgtccttttttttttttttttttttttttttttaaggactTATATACTACGTGGGAAATAATTGGTTGGAGGAGTCAACATATGATATGTACATAATGTGGAATACACACAGTTGCACACGCCTGATGTGATGGCGTGTAGATCTTTTTTCAGACTTGAGGACCCGCTACCTCTAAGTCAGGAAGATACATATTACGATGGGACCACGagttttaatttattataaaTTAAAGGATTACGTGCAGAATTTACATTGTGTTGTTTTTTCAAAGTTCATACTAAAACATTTGGGTAAGCAAAGAGGGGGAAAGCGATGCACATTTCATGCACGAATGGAGAGGgtgaggggagggggggggtctGATAACCCCATATCATAcgtaatatataaaaaaaaaaaaaaaaaaaaaaaaaaaaatttaaatggtaatataaaaaggaattttaatGAAGGCtatttttgtacatacatatattcagggacacacacatatgtgtatgtatatatattattacatatacacatgtattttCATAGACAAAAAGGAACTGCATTAGGTATATGTttataaacatatatttaaGCATGATATAttcatggagaaaaaaaaaaaaaagaaaaaaagaagaaaaaaaaagagtttcAAACACTCACTAATCATTTTATGCAGAAAAATAACTAAAGGCCCAAAGGAAcaaactctttttttttttaaacacaaatatatataaaatatatacaattcaaaaattgaacaaatgGATTAAAATAACGTTTTTTTGAGAAATGCATGTGCTATAATGATGGTACATGCATAAATTATTctaaaacttccttttttttttgggggggggggggaggggcgTCCTTAAGAAGGATagatttctttttaaaaaaaaaagaaaaaattgtcattcCTGTTATACATGGCCCAGTGTCCATTTCTGCTACCTCTCTGTGCGGGCGCGTTTTTTCCATGGCAAGTAGGAATTTAGGAAAGGGAGGAATGTTATGGTACTATCGTCACTGTCGCGGTGTCCAGTGGTTCTTGTGGTGGTGCCCCTCTCTTTTCTGTACATTTATTTGTAGCCATTATATCTTCCCCTTGATCTTATATGGTTTCTCTCCTTGACCCACACGAACCACTGCTTTTCATTAATCCATCTTTTGATGAAGGAATCCATCCACAAATTGAACAGGACGTGTTTGTCACTCTTCCACTTGGCCCAGTTGTTAGACCGATTTTCTCTGATGTGCTGTTCTTTCATCATAACCCAACTGTTCCACTGGACCATTTCCTTATTCAGTCTTTCTCTCCAATTGAGCCAGTTGGTTCTGTCATGCATGTTTGGACATTTAGCCCAGGACTCTTCCCACTTGGACCAGTATTCATCTTCATCACATTTCCAATCAGTCATAATCCatgtaacaattttttgaTTCTTCCATTTGAGCCATTCTTTAACACTCCATACATCTAAATAAGATTCATTATTGGTAATCCAGTTTTTCCAATCTTTCTCCATTAATTCTTTGCCCTCTGTTTGTATCCATTCTTTCCATTCTCTTTCGTCTAGGGTTAGGGATCTCTTCAATATATCTGACTTGACATGTTCTTCTAAATCCTCATGGTAGTGCATCCATTTGCTGTCCATAAATTGTATAAATTCGTCCCagtctttttcctttccacttatccattttcctttttccctttcaatTGTGTTGTTAAAATCTACCCACTCTCCTTCCAATTGGTTCATCCAGTTTTTCCATTCGTTGTCTTTCCACTCTTCTGACTTTTCTAGTAACCTTGGGTGGTACTCGATGGCCTGTGGAGCGTTAAACTGTAGATTGTTTGAGTTGGGTGGTGGGTGTGCAATGTTGCTAAATAGGACAGAGGTTGAAGAGAATAAATATAGGATTGAAGATATGACGGAGGAGAAGAACGAGCTGGCACTCCTATTGTTATTGTTGACTGGTGGCATTGGGTGTGGTCCTCTGCCCCTCCTCATTAGTTGTTGCGTTTGTGGGTTGTGCATCTGGTTATGCATTTGATTGTGCATTGGGTTGTGCATTTGGTTGTGCATTTGGTTATGCATTTGATTGTGCATATGGTTGGGCATTTGGTTGTGCATCTGGTTATGCATCTGGTTATGCATTTGGTTGGGCATTTGGTTGTGCATCTGGTTGTGCATTCGGTTGGGTATTTGGCTGGGCATATTTCCATAAGGGGAATGAggggaaaagggagaagaagaaccaTGGGAAGGGGGAAATCGGGATGGATAACCATAGTCCATTCGATCATTATAAATATCTGTAGATTCGTAATCGGGGGTCCAAGTGCGCGAGTGCGTAGGGGAATCATTTAGTGCGGTGAACGCTGGACCTGTGGAATTAGGGGGGCTTGAGGCTCCTGGAGGAGTAAACATTTGTGAATTGCGCGATCCATCATCATATATGGGGATATtggaggggggggtaaaggTAGATGATTCAGAGAGCTTATATGAGGGGGAGGCACTGGAATCTTCCGGAACTTTGGATGGCGATGGTGATGTCTGGGTGTCTGTTAGGTTCGTGGCGGATGCATCTGTTAGGTTCGTTGCGGATTTGTCCGTTAGGTTCGTTGTGGATGTGTCTGTTATGTCACTTGTGGTTGTGTCTGTTGCATCATTTGCGGTAGTACTTATTCGGACCGTTTCTGGTGGTACTGTTAGCACTGTTGTTACTGTGCTCGGCGCGTAATCATACACTTCTTTATAGTATGACTCCATTGCGATGGGGGGTATATGTGATGTGGGAAATGGGCTAGAGGTTGGTAGCGTTACCGAATGCGTCTTGattgcgcaaaaaaaaaaaaaaaaaaaaaaagtgaattctTTTGATGCGCTGTATGTACTGTATAGATATATAAGTGATGAATGTAGGCGTGTCCTCTACAATGATCTCCTAAGCTTATGTGACAAGTATATTTTGATACAATAACATATCGCGGGGTCGGAAATaaaactatatatataatggtTGTGTCATGCGTTATTGCAATGTTATCCGGAGCATGGATGGAGACTTGGAACGAAGTTTGGTACTCGTATTAtgattccttcctttctccaaTAGAGTGCTGTAatccaaaaggaaaacaaacaCAATGGAAATTAAGAAGTAAAAGATTTACAGCTTGCTTGATCCTGGAAGTAATTCTTTTTATGGGAATACTTTTTCGGTCATTATTTCTTTCAATGTTAGAACACTGCATATAAATACGTTATGTTTTACGCCTACGACACGATatgtatattaaaaaaaaaaaaaaaaagagcttGTGTTCTTATACTACTTTTACTCATAAAATGgtgaattaatttttcctcgTCGTTTGGAAATGGAGCAATTTACATCGACATATTATGTATAAATGGTACATGCATAAATACGTAACGGAAATTTGgtaagaaatattttcttggTTTGGTAAAATTAacataattaaataaattgaaaaggttattacttcacatatatattatgtagtGTAAATTGTGTTTTTATGGAAACTTtaagaggcaaaaaaaaaaaggttactttttcatttaatatTTATCTccaagaaatataaaaattcctttttttttcaacagaatctacattaatatttttttgtcattaaaccctgaataaatttaaaaaaaaagaagaaattaaggtaaaataaaaaccagtattttatattttgttaGTATACTGCATTTTTGCTTATTTACTTttaacgatttttttttttttttttcctaaaggaaattgaaaactttgatttaataaaaataggaaaagaaggaaatttttcattttattttacgtaaaaataaaatacgttgcaggggaaaatgttccgtatttttttcatgttcacctttttccaaagaaaaaaagaaaaaaaaggaaaaaaaaaagcggaatACGCGGAGGCATTTGTCCATTGCTCTTTTCACATGGTTATTGggtcttttctttttttgtattcttcATTCCCactagagaagaaaaaggcggTACGATTATTAgctatatatgaaaaaatatattttatataatataatctAGGTTTGAATGATCagaaattttgtaaattgcaaaaaaaggggggggggaaaaaaaaaaaaaaaaaaaggcatatacatttatacattCATCTTACATgcacatgaaaaataatttcctgtATATATTAATTCTGAACCtaatttttattctattttccTAGTTATGCTAAAgaaaaaaccttttttaaaaataattatatatttattattttattttttcttttttacattgGCATtgcaattttattaatttatatttaaaagtATGTTTTTAGCTGGAAAATGGGGGGGAAGGCGtaggaaaataaagaaatcgACTCAGAAAAGTGGCTGGCccctattttcatttttctcttatatatttattcctttctgTGCCATTTtagaagataaaaattattttattattttctacattttccaaatttcGGCATTTCCTGCATTTCTGATTAGCATAGCAGTAAGTCAGAGGggtacctcttttttttttaccattttcaGAGGGTTGAATTACGCTgagcattatttttttatgcatagTTGGTAAGGTTTTTTTGCAATGAGAGGAACGTGCGTGTGCCCGTCAATATATTTTAACAAAAGAGGAACCAATCATATAATAGGTAGCGGTAGTCCTCTACTAGTGGTCCCTAATGCCTAGCGCGTCTGCAATGAGTAGTAACATGGGGTTTACTTGAATGAAGGCGTCCTTTTCTCACGGTTCAGGAatgtatataataatatatatgcattgatttatttacattattcatagatgaaaaagaaaaaaaaaaaaaaaatggaataaaaaaaaaaaaaataataaaatagcaATTTACTCAAATGggcaataaaataaattgtgcATGTAAAACTTAGCGGCGCGCTGTTTCTaccaggggggggggcacCACATCTAGGCACATTCATCTGCTCATGTACCTCCAGCACGCTGGTGAAGTGGCATAATTAGTTTACCCTTAGAAAAGGTTCCTCTATATTCCTGTTATATCAATGGACCTTTCTTAAAAAGTATCACTATATGGAGTTAAGAGTTatccgtaaaaaaaaaaaaagaaaaaaaaagaaaaaagaaaaatctacTAAGTCTTCTGAGCGTTTACATGGTTTGAGCGTTGATGTGAaggttttattttcttcccaaTGTCTTAAAAAGATTCTCTCCGTTTGtataaaattggaaaatggTACATGTGATAATGTTGCGTGAGTATTACACGGAGAAGGTGGTGTATCGCCGGGCTGTAGGCCATACATATAAGTTTGATACATTCCCCATCTGCGCACCGGACAGTAAAATTTCTTGAAAAAAGATCAAAGGGGGCTACACTActttaacaaattttttacaaaatggaagagaaaTAAGTTGCTACACATATATAGCTGCTATATGCTCTTTGCAAACTGtggtattccttttttttttttttttttttctttgtaagCTAAATTTCAAGTACCCCTATGgcagaggaagaggaggatttCCACACTCCTGCTCTCCCGCTTTGTTTCTGCTTAGCCGACTAGTTGCCTCACATATAACATGCCTCCGTTGTTAATCATATTTAGAAGAATCACAACAGAAGTGTGAAAGGCTGCCCATTTGGTTAACACCAaaaagatagaaaaaaaaaaaaagaaaaaaaaaacaggttAGTAATGAATTTCCCATTGAAGTGCGAAATGAGGCCTTTTTTatgagcaattttttttctggaggGGGGGTTTATAAAACGTCTTTCCCTAAGATAAATGACAGAGGCGTTCTAATAAATAGCCTCTCCAAAGTCGTTTATTAGTTTAGTCCAGGCATGAACAAAGATAATTGAAGTTTGTGTATAATAAAGTTAATAATGAGATAGCTTGCCCTGGAAGAATACCCCCccgaaagaaaaagtggcAGTAATATGTTTGAGCTATTCACATAGTGGATACCTTGTTGAGCATGTGTGTGAACTATTTAACGGGTAGCGAATCGAAATGGTAAATCCAGAAAATCGTTTCCTAGAGGAAAATGATTCTCCACGCGAGGGAtcctttaattttgtcctccTTTTGTTCTAATCGTGGAACCACTTATGCATGCAGTTATGCGCTATTTTATGCatcaatttcttcttcctaaaaAGATTAATACGGCTTATCTGGATGCTTCTGATTTGTATATGTAAAAGTACGTGCTGATATTGAAGGGGAGAGGAGTTGGCAAACTGACAAGGAATCATCACGGTTTGATTCGTGCAGCCAAAAACACTCAATTGAGAAGGACAATTCCACATGCAATAGATGTGATTGTATGAACGCAAAGGAAGCATCAGcgcatacacacatgtatgtcCCGCACATTCACGtgatgaataataaataaaataaaattaacagTTGACGTAAcggtgcaaatttttttatttcatcctgAGAATGCCATTTTGATAACAGT of the Plasmodium knowlesi strain H genome assembly, chromosome: 5 genome contains:
- a CDS encoding sporozoite and liver stage tryptophan-rich protein, putative; amino-acid sequence: MESYYKEVYDYAPSTVTTVLTVPPETVRISTTANDATDTTTSDITDTSTTNLTDKSATNLTDASATNLTDTQTSPSPSKVPEDSSASPSYKLSESSTFTPPSNIPIYDDGSRNSQMFTPPGASSPPNSTGPAFTALNDSPTHSRTWTPDYESTDIYNDRMDYGYPSRFPPSHGSSSPFSPHSPYGNMPSQIPNRMHNQMHNQMPNQMHNQMHNQMHNQMPNHMHNQMHNQMHNQMHNPMHNQMHNQMHNPQTQQLMRRGRGPHPMPPVNNNNRSASSFFSSVISSILYLFSSTSVLFSNIAHPPPNSNNLQFNAPQAIEYHPRLLEKSEEWKDNEWKNWMNQLEGEWVDFNNTIEREKGKWISGKEKDWDEFIQFMDSKWMHYHEDLEEHVKSDILKRSLTLDEREWKEWIQTEGKELMEKDWKNWITNNESYLDVWSVKEWLKWKNQKIVTWIMTDWKCDEDEYWSKWEESWAKCPNMHDRTNWLNWRERLNKEMVQWNSWVMMKEQHIRENRSNNWAKWKSDKHVLFNLWMDSFIKRWINEKQWFVWVKERNHIRSRGRYNGYK
- a CDS encoding cysteine-rich protective antigen, yielding MIVAKIAILFFFLLSCPTYLTTNEESKQVIILNDEITTITSPVHCIADTYFIFRNELYKICIQHVNKGRTEIHVIVQKKAKNKWETKQKLFEDKMWFHLPFVFNFVQNDEIIILVCRYKGMTKGEGVACDRWSSTTGTNYNKGNINIDAQALTKMNLDSYASFPIPIKDKAIIHICGVHSYEYQNVNQNNFISCLASEDKGTTWGDIKIHIYYDQFQEGVPYFYLRPLVFNDEFGFYLYSRISSNNADRGGKYMKCILNPTNSRNKEYTFKCTNVNLIKEDKSLQNITKLNGYYVTSYAKKNNFNECYLYYTENNAIVVKPKVQNYELNGCYGGSFVKFNESKALFIYSTGHGVQNIHTLHYARYE